A stretch of DNA from Thermoplasmatales archaeon:
AATAGCATGGGATGGCGGAAGAAGCTTCTTATCATTGCCTCTCTAACCCTCTTTCCTTCTTTTGTTTTTGCATCCAATCCATTGGTTATATATGGATATGTTTATTATGAAGGAAATTTTATCAATGGCATAGAAATTGAAGCGGTTAATAATGAAAGTGGAGAAAAATTATTTGCTGTCAGCGAGAATGGTGCATATGTTTTAACTTTTGGAAATCCTCCCTACAGCTGGAAAATAGGTGATAAAATAATTTTAAAGGCGAGAGGAAAAGGAAATTATTCATGCCTATATGGGTATAAAGAAATAACAATTTCATCCGATGCTCCATTACAGGTGGATTTATCTCTTGATGTTGATTTAAATCCAAACTTTGTTTATACTCCTTCTCAGCCAAAAGCAGGAGAAAATATTTCCTTTATAGATAATTCAATTGGAACAATTTTAAATTATACATGGCAGTTTGGAGATGGAAACATAAGCTATGAAAAAAATCCAAAGCATGCATATGAAAAAGAAGGAAAATATAATGTAAATCTAACAGTTTCCTGCGGTGGCTTCAGCAAAAGCATTTCAAAAGAAATAATTGTCTCAGAGAAAAAGGAAAGAACCCCTGGATTTGAATTCATTGCCTTAATTTTTGCAATATTTATTGTGATAAGAAAATGGAAATGAAAAAAATTGCTCTTTTTATTTCATTCATTCTCATAGCAAACCTAATTTTTGCCCAACCTAGCACACCTTACACTATTTTGATTTATGTTTATTTATATGGTTTGCCAGTCAGCAATGCGACAGTTATTGTAACCGAACTTGCAACAAATGAAAGCGGAATCGCAGATCAGGAGGGAGAAGGGCTTTACGGAATTAATTTAGGAAATTTCGAGCATGGATGGAGTGTAGGCGACTATGTTCTTATAGAAGTTTTTTATGATGAATATTATGTGAGCGCAACAATAGTTTTAACCAACGAAGGCTATTCTGTTGTAAATATTTCATTGAGAGATAATACCCCGCCAGTTGCAAACAATGACAGCTACACTACAAATGAAGATATTGTTTTAATTATAAATGCACCTGGCATACTTGGAAATGATTATGATGCAGATGGAGATACTTTAACCGCTGTATCAGTAAGCAATCCAACTCATGGAAGTTTAACATTCAATTCAAATGGCTCATTTTTATATACTCCAAATTCAAATTATTATGGAACAGATTCATTTACATATAAAGCATATGATGGATTTGGTTATTCAAACATTGCAACAGTTTATATTACAATAAACAGCATAAATGATGCACCTGTTGCAAATGATGATTATGCAAGCATGGAAGAAGATAATTCCATAATTATTTCAGTTCTCTCAAATGACTATGATATAGATGGAACAATAAATGAAAGCAGTTTAAGAATAATTCAAAATGCCTCACATGGAAATATAACAGTAAATTCAAATGGAACAGTAACATATACTCCAGAAGAAAATTATTATGGAAATGATTCCTTTAAATACAGATTTATGGATAATGGAAATACCTGGAGCAATACTGCAAATGTTTATATAAATATCTCGCCAGTAAATGATAAGCCAACCGCATATTTAATCAGCCCTGAAAATAATTCAGTTAATATAAACATAAATGCAACATTAGCAGTTCATTTAATTGATATAGATAGCAATAGCATGAGCGTTAAATTTTATGGTCGCAAGTTAGGAAATTCAACATGGCAATTTTTAGGAATAAATACAGATGTTGCAAATGATAGCAATACTTCATTAATCTGGTATAATCTTCAATATAATACAACATATGAATGGTATGTAGTTGCAAATGATAGCATTGCTGAAAATTCATCAGATATATGGAGATTTACAACACAAGCTATAAATACTCCACCAGTTGCAAATGATGACAGCTATTCAACAGACGAAGATATCGCTTTAACTGTAAATACTCCGGGAGTATTAGAAAATGATAATGATATAGATGGAGATAATTTAACTGCAATTCTTGTAAGCAATCCAAATCATGGAACTGTTGTTTTGAATTCAAATAGCTCATTCACATATACTCCAAATTCAAATTATCATGGAACAGATTCATTTACATATAAAGCATATGATGGAATCGCTTATTCAAATATCGCAACTGTTTATATTACAATAAACAGCGTAAATGATGCTCCAGTTGCAAATGATGATTATGCAAGCACAGATGAAGATACACCAGTTTTGATAAATTTATCCGCAAATGATTATGATATAGATGGAAATATAAATTTAACCAGTATAACAATAACTCAATCCCCATCTCATGGAAGCGTAAATGTTCATTCAAATGGAACAGTAACATATACACCTTCATTGAATTATTATGGTTCGGATTCATTCAAATATAAAGCAAAGGATAATGATGGAGCAGATAGCAACATTGCAACAGTAACAATAACAATAAACAGCACAAATGATGCTCCTTTTGCAAATTTCACCTATGAGCCATTGAATCCAATCATAGGGCAATTAATTTATTTCAACAGCACTTCATATGATATAGATGGCTACATTGTAA
This window harbors:
- a CDS encoding PKD domain-containing protein, producing MGWRKKLLIIASLTLFPSFVFASNPLVIYGYVYYEGNFINGIEIEAVNNESGEKLFAVSENGAYVLTFGNPPYSWKIGDKIILKARGKGNYSCLYGYKEITISSDAPLQVDLSLDVDLNPNFVYTPSQPKAGENISFIDNSIGTILNYTWQFGDGNISYEKNPKHAYEKEGKYNVNLTVSCGGFSKSISKEIIVSEKKERTPGFEFIALIFAIFIVIRKWK